From one Bacteroides eggerthii genomic stretch:
- a CDS encoding cell division protein ZapA → MNDKIKINLQMAGATYPLTINREDEEIVREAAKQVNIRINAYREHYQNISSERIIAMVAYQFALETLQLKDRNDTAPYTAKIKELTEVLETYFKEK, encoded by the coding sequence ATGAACGATAAGATAAAGATAAACCTGCAAATGGCAGGAGCGACCTATCCCCTCACAATCAATCGCGAGGACGAGGAAATAGTAAGGGAAGCTGCCAAGCAGGTAAATATCCGGATCAATGCGTATCGGGAACATTATCAGAACATCTCTTCAGAGAGAATTATAGCTATGGTAGCTTATCAATTTGCTTTGGAGACCCTTCAATTGAAAGACCGTAATGATACTGCCCCCTATACAGCCAAGATAAAGGAACTGACAGAAGTATTGGAAACCTATTTCAAGGAAAAATAA
- a CDS encoding MTA/SAH nucleosidase — protein MRILVTYAVQGEFTELKFPGLIGEEEVQVGYLRTGIGKVKSAFYLAEAISSAQPDLVVNVGTAGTVRHQVGDILVCRHFIDRDMQRLSGFDMECEIDSSELLEQKGYCLHWQGEGVCNTGDTFLTELSDVKGDVVDMEAYAQALVCRAKNTPFIAVKYVTDIIGQNSVKHWEDKLADARKGLGEFLEALGGVV, from the coding sequence ATGAGAATTTTAGTTACTTATGCCGTTCAGGGTGAGTTTACGGAATTGAAGTTTCCCGGTTTGATAGGAGAAGAGGAAGTGCAGGTGGGTTATCTTCGCACCGGAATAGGAAAAGTGAAATCGGCTTTTTATCTGGCGGAAGCGATTAGTAGTGCACAGCCGGATTTGGTTGTTAATGTGGGTACGGCAGGTACTGTCCGTCATCAGGTGGGGGATATTTTGGTATGCCGTCATTTCATAGACCGCGATATGCAGAGACTGTCTGGCTTTGACATGGAGTGTGAGATAGATTCTTCGGAACTGTTGGAGCAAAAAGGCTACTGTCTACATTGGCAGGGAGAGGGAGTGTGCAATACCGGTGACACTTTTCTGACGGAATTGTCGGATGTAAAAGGGGATGTGGTGGACATGGAGGCTTATGCCCAGGCATTGGTGTGCCGCGCCAAGAATACGCCGTTCATTGCAGTGAAGTACGTGACGGATATTATCGGGCAGAACTCTGTGAAGCATTGGGAAGATAAACTTGCAGATGCCCGCAAGGGATTGGGAGAATTTCTTGAAGCATTGGGAGGAGTGGTTTAG
- a CDS encoding YbaN family protein, with protein sequence MKALYILFGTLSLILGIIGIFLPLLPTTPFLLLTAALYVRSSPRLYNWLLHQKYLGNYIRNFRENKAIPLRAKIVSVSLIWITILNCVFFIAPYWWLKILLLLIAAGTSYHILSFKTLK encoded by the coding sequence ATGAAAGCCCTTTATATTCTATTCGGTACACTTTCTTTAATACTTGGCATCATCGGAATTTTCCTTCCGTTGCTGCCAACAACCCCATTTCTGCTACTCACAGCCGCCCTTTACGTACGCAGCTCTCCCCGTCTTTACAACTGGCTGTTGCACCAGAAATATCTGGGAAACTATATCCGTAACTTCCGCGAGAACAAAGCTATTCCGTTAAGAGCGAAAATCGTTTCCGTATCACTGATATGGATAACAATCCTCAACTGCGTCTTTTTTATTGCTCCCTATTGGTGGCTGAAAATACTGTTGCTACTGATTGCAGCGGGAACAAGTTATCACATCCTCTCTTTCAAAACGCTGAAATGA
- the queD gene encoding 6-carboxytetrahydropterin synthase QueD has protein sequence MYTVIKRMEVSAAHSLKLSYQSKCENLHGHNWIITVFCRSKELNSDGMVVDFSHIKQAVKEKLDHRNINEVLPFNPTAENIARWICDQIPTCFKVEVQESESNIAVYEED, from the coding sequence ATGTATACAGTCATTAAACGAATGGAAGTTTCGGCTGCCCATAGCCTGAAACTTTCCTATCAAAGTAAATGTGAGAATCTGCATGGTCACAATTGGATAATCACAGTTTTCTGCCGTTCCAAAGAGTTGAATTCCGATGGAATGGTGGTTGATTTCAGCCATATCAAACAAGCGGTGAAAGAAAAGCTGGACCACCGGAATATCAATGAAGTCCTTCCTTTTAATCCTACTGCCGAGAATATCGCGCGCTGGATATGCGACCAGATACCGACTTGCTTCAAGGTAGAAGTGCAGGAGTCCGAATCGAATATAGCTGTCTATGAGGAGGATTGA
- a CDS encoding 7-carboxy-7-deazaguanine synthase QueE gives MRKINEIFYSLQGEGFHTGTPAVFIRFSGCNLKCSFCDTQHEEGVLMSDEEILDAVGEYPATTVILTGGEPSLWIDREFVDRLHRIGKYVCIETNGTRALPDNIDWVTCSPKQGAKPVISRMDEVKVVYEGQDITVYELLPAGHFFLQPCSCSNVAETVACVMQHPKWRLSLQTHKLIDIR, from the coding sequence ATGAGAAAGATCAACGAGATATTTTATAGCTTGCAGGGAGAGGGCTTTCATACGGGCACTCCGGCGGTCTTTATACGCTTCTCCGGTTGTAACCTGAAGTGTTCTTTCTGCGATACGCAGCATGAGGAGGGAGTTCTGATGTCCGATGAGGAAATTTTGGACGCGGTAGGGGAGTATCCTGCTACAACGGTGATACTGACGGGCGGAGAACCTTCACTTTGGATCGACCGGGAGTTTGTGGACCGTCTGCACCGGATAGGAAAGTATGTCTGCATCGAGACTAATGGAACGCGCGCGTTGCCGGATAATATAGACTGGGTGACTTGCTCGCCCAAACAAGGTGCAAAGCCGGTCATTTCGCGTATGGATGAAGTGAAAGTGGTGTACGAAGGGCAGGATATAACCGTATATGAGTTGCTTCCTGCCGGACACTTTTTTCTGCAGCCTTGTTCATGCAGCAATGTTGCGGAAACTGTGGCTTGCGTAATGCAGCATCCGAAATGGAGATTGAGTTTGCAGACACATAAGCTGATTGATATCCGGTAG
- a CDS encoding glycoside hydrolase 43 family protein → MLCTISVAQPVKEAPIKNPMLWADVPDPDVIRVGDTFYLVSTTMHLMPGAPVMASKDLKNWKTVSYIFDKLTDSPKYDLSFSLPLDQQKGEGVGTVYGRGQWATSLKFHNGKFWALLAPNEQGAMGDTYIFTAPKAEGPWTIHARMRHFHDATLFFDDDGTPYVFFGTGEMCQLTPDLKGVVEGSLRHYFQREKEETGLLEGTRVIKHRGTYYAMLISQAYSSGLNRREVCYRTKDLNGKWEKHVILESDFGGFRHLAQGTIVDTEEGDWYGIMFQDRGGVGRVLTLSPVRWIDGWPMLGDENYKVPEIMRPYKSGQPATSIVLPDDFDDTRLGLHWQWNHNPVDQAWSLTERPGFLRLKTSRVVPNLYLAPNTLTQRMEGPACSGYICMDLSKMKDGDCAGLAAFNGDSGVLTVKKNGKKLTLEMSEQKVTLTEREKAVTNVDEKIIETVDITKLVNAKQPKIWLRLDGKFRPGQRGGRDAANFFYSFDGGQWMQIGTKDYRMVFDYRRFFMGTKFGIFNYATKKTGGYVDVDFFKYQCEEK, encoded by the coding sequence ATGCTGTGCACCATTAGCGTTGCCCAGCCGGTGAAAGAAGCACCGATTAAAAATCCGATGTTGTGGGCCGATGTGCCCGATCCCGATGTCATTCGTGTGGGGGATACGTTTTATCTGGTCAGCACCACCATGCACCTGATGCCCGGCGCACCGGTAATGGCATCGAAAGATCTGAAAAACTGGAAAACAGTGAGTTATATTTTCGATAAGCTGACAGACTCCCCCAAGTATGACCTTTCGTTCTCATTGCCACTCGACCAGCAGAAGGGCGAAGGTGTAGGTACCGTCTATGGACGCGGACAGTGGGCCACATCACTGAAATTTCACAACGGTAAGTTCTGGGCACTGTTGGCCCCTAATGAACAGGGCGCTATGGGCGACACCTATATATTTACCGCACCGAAAGCCGAGGGACCATGGACCATCCATGCACGTATGCGCCATTTTCACGATGCCACCTTGTTCTTCGATGACGACGGCACGCCTTACGTTTTCTTTGGAACGGGCGAGATGTGCCAGCTGACACCCGATTTGAAAGGAGTTGTCGAGGGTAGCTTGCGCCACTATTTCCAGCGTGAAAAAGAAGAGACCGGATTGTTGGAAGGCACCCGCGTCATCAAGCATCGCGGCACCTATTATGCTATGCTCATCAGTCAAGCCTATAGCAGTGGGCTGAACCGGCGTGAGGTGTGCTACCGCACCAAAGACTTGAACGGCAAGTGGGAGAAGCACGTTATTCTGGAGAGTGATTTCGGTGGTTTCCGCCATCTGGCACAAGGCACTATTGTGGATACCGAGGAAGGCGACTGGTACGGCATTATGTTCCAGGATCGTGGCGGTGTGGGTCGTGTGCTGACATTGTCTCCTGTCCGCTGGATTGACGGCTGGCCGATGTTGGGCGATGAAAACTATAAAGTGCCCGAAATCATGCGTCCATACAAAAGCGGGCAACCGGCTACAAGCATTGTTCTGCCCGATGATTTCGACGACACCCGATTAGGCTTACATTGGCAATGGAACCACAATCCCGTAGACCAGGCGTGGAGCCTGACTGAGCGTCCGGGATTCCTGCGACTGAAGACCAGCCGCGTGGTACCTAACCTCTATTTAGCCCCCAACACGCTGACACAGCGTATGGAAGGACCGGCTTGCAGCGGCTACATCTGTATGGACTTGTCGAAAATGAAAGATGGCGACTGTGCCGGACTGGCTGCATTCAACGGCGACAGCGGTGTGCTGACCGTAAAGAAGAATGGCAAAAAACTGACACTTGAGATGAGTGAACAGAAAGTCACCTTGACCGAACGTGAGAAAGCCGTAACGAATGTTGATGAGAAGATAATCGAGACCGTCGATATAACCAAACTTGTCAATGCCAAACAGCCAAAGATCTGGTTACGTCTGGACGGCAAATTCCGTCCCGGTCAGCGTGGCGGACGCGATGCAGCCAACTTCTTTTACAGCTTCGATGGCGGGCAGTGGATGCAGATTGGTACAAAGGACTACCGCATGGTGTTCGACTATCGTCGTTTCTTTATGGGTACGAAGTTCGGCATCTTCAACTATGCAACCAAAAAGACCGGTGGATACGTTGACGTAGATTTCTTCAAGTACCAATGTGAAGAGAAATAA
- a CDS encoding uracil-DNA glycosylase family protein, translating to MAKPEIEQHPLEPFLPANAQLLMLGSFPPQKKRWSMDFYYPNWNNDMWRITGLLFFNDKDHFVDKSLKAFCKEHIISFLNEKGIALFDTATSIRRLQDNASDKFLEVVQPTDIAALLRQLPLCKAIVTTGQKATDTLCALFSLKEPKVGDFTEFIFEGRLMRLYRMPSSSRAYPLALEKKTAAYRIMYQDLQML from the coding sequence ATGGCAAAACCGGAAATAGAACAGCATCCTTTGGAACCTTTTCTCCCCGCCAATGCACAATTGCTGATGCTGGGGAGCTTCCCGCCGCAGAAAAAACGGTGGTCAATGGACTTTTACTATCCCAATTGGAACAATGACATGTGGCGCATTACAGGTCTCTTGTTTTTCAATGATAAAGACCATTTTGTAGATAAATCCCTAAAAGCCTTTTGCAAAGAGCATATCATCAGTTTTTTGAACGAAAAAGGTATAGCCTTGTTCGATACTGCCACGTCCATACGGCGGTTGCAGGACAATGCCTCTGACAAGTTTCTCGAAGTGGTTCAGCCTACCGACATCGCGGCACTGCTACGGCAATTACCGCTATGTAAGGCAATTGTCACTACCGGACAGAAGGCCACAGATACACTCTGTGCGCTATTTTCATTAAAAGAACCCAAAGTGGGAGACTTTACAGAATTCATTTTTGAAGGTCGCCTCATGCGCCTCTATCGCATGCCTTCTTCATCAAGAGCCTATCCACTTGCTTTAGAAAAAAAAACGGCAGCGTATCGCATTATGTATCAGGACTTACAAATGCTATAA
- a CDS encoding GNAT family N-acetyltransferase: MIDRKAIEISKVSVADASQIVELQNELLLNDRRDYKDGFLVSGFREEQYRDFAVRYEYFYKIVVHGELAGVLLAYESKHIEMDEKSNMLLKYALNKEFVLIKQVFVSPDFQRKGIASFLYDYLQDIIGGKKPLVAVVVLDPFNSGSSYFHQEKGFHEFLNFVPDADPDGVVRKRAAWIKPSAEAKGNIMFDLRLNNTIDGTDDLGDVMVSRMENLVQLYIHEDNLNWTKFSLQTTILFALFATFAYFYEKEILPDTFPVLVTVGIWGAIINILFILKIRSGIRYMNTYKGKIQDFDLLVSFHYPKLKKIFNRDEFIARKSITCRLLYFTSVVGLISWVVVSVLLVCKAMHWFTIF; this comes from the coding sequence ATGATAGACCGAAAAGCGATTGAGATTTCAAAGGTTAGTGTGGCAGATGCTTCCCAAATCGTGGAGTTACAAAATGAGTTGTTGCTGAATGACAGACGAGACTACAAGGACGGATTTCTGGTATCCGGCTTTAGAGAGGAGCAGTATCGTGATTTTGCTGTGCGATATGAATACTTCTATAAGATAGTGGTGCATGGAGAACTGGCAGGAGTGTTATTGGCTTATGAAAGTAAGCATATTGAAATGGATGAAAAATCTAATATGTTGTTGAAATATGCTTTGAATAAGGAGTTCGTATTGATAAAGCAGGTATTCGTGAGCCCGGATTTTCAAAGAAAAGGAATCGCTTCATTCCTTTATGATTATTTGCAGGATATTATTGGCGGAAAAAAGCCTTTAGTGGCTGTTGTCGTGCTTGATCCGTTCAATTCCGGAAGTTCTTATTTTCATCAGGAGAAGGGATTTCATGAATTCCTGAATTTCGTTCCGGATGCCGATCCCGACGGTGTTGTGCGTAAAAGGGCGGCTTGGATAAAACCTTCTGCCGAAGCGAAGGGGAACATTATGTTCGATCTGCGTTTGAACAACACGATAGACGGGACGGATGATCTGGGAGATGTTATGGTGTCGCGTATGGAGAACCTTGTGCAGCTTTACATCCATGAGGACAATTTGAATTGGACTAAGTTTAGTTTGCAGACTACCATTCTGTTTGCCTTGTTCGCCACTTTTGCCTATTTCTATGAAAAAGAAATATTGCCGGATACTTTTCCTGTACTGGTTACAGTGGGAATATGGGGCGCCATAATAAATATTCTTTTTATCCTGAAGATACGGAGTGGCATCAGGTATATGAATACTTATAAAGGAAAGATACAGGATTTTGATTTATTGGTTTCTTTCCACTATCCTAAGTTGAAGAAGATATTCAATAGAGACGAGTTCATAGCCCGGAAATCGATAACCTGCCGTTTGCTATATTTTACTTCAGTTGTAGGGCTAATCAGTTGGGTGGTGGTTTCAGTACTACTGGTATGCAAAGCAATGCATTGGTTCACTATATTCTAA
- a CDS encoding helix-turn-helix domain-containing protein, translating into MKTLTDAQYIHALIAEGEHQQQDFKFEISDARKIAKTLSAFSNTDGGRLLIGVKDNGKIAGVRSDEEQYMIEAAARLYCRPEVSYSMQTYQVEGRSVLLVQIDESDQKPVYAKDEAGKYLAYLRIKDENILATPVHLRIWQQSESPKGELMEYTEREQLLLDLLEQNDRLSLNRYCRLAHLSRRAAEHLLAKFIRYDIVEPVFEGHKFHFKLK; encoded by the coding sequence ATGAAAACGCTTACTGATGCCCAATATATACATGCTCTCATAGCCGAAGGAGAGCATCAGCAGCAGGATTTCAAGTTCGAAATATCCGATGCTCGAAAAATAGCCAAGACACTTTCGGCATTTTCAAATACAGACGGCGGACGTCTTCTTATCGGCGTAAAAGACAATGGGAAAATTGCCGGAGTGCGTTCCGATGAAGAACAATATATGATAGAGGCAGCAGCCCGGCTATACTGTCGCCCCGAAGTAAGTTACAGCATGCAGACCTACCAAGTGGAAGGCCGCAGCGTGTTACTTGTGCAGATTGATGAAAGTGACCAGAAACCGGTGTATGCCAAAGACGAAGCAGGCAAATACCTTGCCTACCTGCGCATCAAGGATGAAAATATACTTGCCACCCCGGTACACCTGCGCATCTGGCAGCAAAGTGAAAGTCCCAAAGGAGAATTAATGGAATATACCGAACGGGAACAGTTATTGCTTGATTTATTGGAGCAAAACGACCGGCTTTCACTGAACCGCTATTGCCGCTTGGCGCATCTGTCACGTCGTGCCGCAGAGCATCTGCTGGCAAAATTCATCCGTTACGACATTGTGGAACCCGTCTTCGAAGGACATAAATTTCACTTCAAACTGAAATGA
- a CDS encoding histone H1 yields MKELVEKVAELYAAFEKDAKAQLENGNKAAGTRARKASLEIEKAMKEFRKASLEASKK; encoded by the coding sequence ATGAAAGAATTAGTTGAAAAAGTTGCAGAATTGTATGCTGCATTCGAGAAAGATGCAAAAGCTCAGTTGGAAAACGGTAATAAAGCAGCCGGAACTCGTGCACGTAAGGCTTCTTTGGAAATCGAAAAAGCAATGAAAGAATTCCGCAAAGCATCTTTGGAAGCTTCTAAGAAGTAA
- a CDS encoding hybrid sensor histidine kinase/response regulator transcription factor: MKRSFILYVLFSVLTLISPTRAQGNIRIHSSHLQTNEGMHQTTVYSIYQDEFGIMWFGTKNGLIKYNGNKTEYIDKLYQDVPTAESLIRRICGDKKGKIYLDTRSGVIQLDIRSNKFTHIIPYTNTINYGNSTLWVGIKNTVYQWDNNQLVKYYSLPDSTSVIDYIIETPQQDICIGTKDNGVFLIEKDMTIRNILPHIKQIRQLLFDSEQNIWIATRRNGLFKLGKRNQIENYLHVPSNPESISSNIIRAICEDNSGNLWIATFNGLNKYQRNNNKFIHYEYLSDNLYTPNDGSIYCLAKDEQGTIWSGSFIGGINFFNPEYETFTYHFPVKQHINSNENLLFGKTTEDKKGNLWICAERGGIYQFNNQSRELVPFSIKGENYNAQTLYLDNTNNTLWVGTLLEGLKELNLNTKSIRTYKDKTLIDDNIREIIPYKDKLILATHSGVGVFDKSKGSCEYLSSSNEYRLNEKSITNLMLDRKERLWISTSNELFRYNLLKKQMEQIHLCTGSNYSVNKIYESSNGNIWIGTARHGLYLNPKGENGFTHIDKKKGLNSNFILDITENSKGDILVATGNGLSCVKANNWEIININKNKFISTFNITDYSLYVSKKNHVFLGGQNIFCEFPFEKLYIEPQDYRVNLSNLIVNGEKIEVNDASKILNENLLLCNKIKLSHKTNSFSIEVFTNNYANELRCGIRYKLEGLDRDWKRANSLNEITYTNLSPGKYILHIQGESRLPSGKYPERTLEIEVQTPFYQTTIAYIIYILISLFILYEIYQILMLRSSLKLEKEQKKQIEELNQAKLRFFTNISHEFKTPLTLIFSQVEIMLQSKSLPPKLYNRLLSIWRNATRMNKLIVELMEFRKQEQGFLKLHVNYNNIVNLVNEISLSFKEYADTRKINLKVKTSDEDISFYYDSRQMEKVLFNLLSNAFKFTPDNGNITIEINKNADKVQIKVIDTGIGISSKEINKIFDRFYQSEDTNYSNKYGTGIGLAFAKNIVEAHKGTIQVKSRKVEGSSFIIEMPLNIEYPTEQIQSDADVVLNDFDRLEEHSEDNIPDDKFFNELIKQQEEANTRNSKILIVEDNEEVRNLLVSIFEPIYIVDTAVNGAEGYEKTLNIKPDIVLSDVVMPEISGTELCRKIKTNIETSHIPIILLTSQTASEYIIEGLKIGADDYITKPFSIKHLIIRCNNLVNSRKMLQAKFTKEINTSVEMIATSSLDQSLIEDSIRIINENFDNPMFNIDFLAQQVGMGRTKFFSKIKGITGLTPNEFIINTKLKAAIKILREDNNISINELAFQLGFSSTSYFIKLFKELVGMTPTQYKLSLTRNKNE, encoded by the coding sequence ATGAAAAGAAGCTTTATCCTTTATGTTTTATTTTCTGTGCTTACCTTAATTTCTCCTACAAGGGCACAAGGCAATATAAGAATACATTCCTCACACCTGCAGACAAATGAAGGGATGCATCAAACTACTGTTTATTCCATTTACCAAGACGAATTCGGTATCATGTGGTTCGGAACTAAAAACGGTTTGATAAAATATAACGGTAACAAAACAGAATACATAGACAAACTATATCAGGATGTGCCCACTGCCGAGAGCCTCATCCGGAGAATATGCGGCGATAAAAAAGGGAAAATATATCTGGATACCCGTTCAGGAGTTATCCAACTGGATATCCGCTCCAACAAGTTCACACACATCATTCCTTATACCAATACCATTAACTACGGTAACTCCACATTATGGGTAGGAATTAAAAATACCGTTTATCAATGGGACAATAATCAGTTAGTTAAATATTATAGTCTACCCGATTCCACCTCCGTTATCGACTATATCATAGAGACCCCACAACAGGATATATGCATCGGAACGAAAGATAACGGAGTATTCCTCATTGAAAAGGATATGACTATAAGGAATATTCTTCCCCACATAAAGCAAATACGCCAACTATTATTCGACTCGGAACAAAACATATGGATTGCCACCCGCCGGAATGGTTTGTTTAAATTGGGCAAGCGCAATCAAATAGAGAACTATTTACATGTTCCCAGTAACCCCGAAAGTATTTCAAGCAATATAATCCGAGCTATCTGTGAAGACAACTCGGGAAATTTGTGGATTGCCACTTTCAACGGACTGAACAAATATCAAAGGAACAATAACAAATTCATTCACTACGAATATCTAAGTGATAATCTTTATACTCCAAATGACGGTTCCATTTATTGTCTAGCAAAAGATGAACAAGGCACTATCTGGAGCGGTTCTTTCATTGGAGGAATCAACTTCTTCAATCCGGAGTATGAAACATTCACTTATCACTTCCCTGTCAAACAACATATTAATTCAAATGAGAACCTACTATTTGGCAAAACAACCGAGGATAAGAAAGGTAACTTATGGATTTGTGCCGAACGGGGAGGTATATACCAATTCAATAACCAAAGCAGGGAACTCGTACCTTTCTCTATAAAAGGAGAAAACTACAATGCACAAACTTTGTATCTCGACAATACAAATAATACTCTATGGGTGGGCACGCTGCTTGAAGGATTAAAAGAATTGAACCTGAATACCAAGTCTATACGCACATATAAGGACAAAACTCTTATCGATGACAATATTCGCGAAATAATACCCTATAAGGACAAACTTATTTTAGCGACCCATAGTGGCGTCGGGGTGTTCGACAAGAGTAAAGGAAGTTGTGAGTACCTGTCTTCCTCAAATGAATACCGATTAAATGAAAAGAGCATAACAAATCTTATGCTCGACAGAAAAGAAAGGCTTTGGATTTCGACCAGTAACGAACTGTTCAGATATAACTTACTAAAGAAGCAAATGGAGCAAATCCACCTGTGTACAGGTTCAAACTACTCCGTTAATAAAATATATGAGAGCAGCAACGGTAACATCTGGATAGGAACGGCAAGACATGGGTTATATCTTAACCCCAAAGGAGAGAACGGATTCACACACATAGACAAAAAAAAAGGACTGAACAGTAACTTCATTTTAGATATTACAGAGAATAGTAAAGGAGATATTCTGGTTGCCACAGGCAATGGATTGAGTTGTGTAAAAGCAAACAACTGGGAAATTATCAATATTAATAAGAATAAGTTCATCTCCACTTTCAACATCACAGATTACAGTTTGTATGTCTCTAAGAAGAACCATGTATTCCTTGGAGGGCAGAATATTTTTTGCGAATTCCCATTTGAAAAGTTGTATATTGAACCACAAGACTACCGGGTAAACCTATCCAACCTAATAGTAAACGGTGAAAAAATAGAAGTGAACGATGCAAGTAAGATATTGAATGAGAATTTGTTGCTTTGCAATAAGATAAAACTGTCCCACAAAACCAACTCTTTTTCTATCGAAGTGTTCACTAACAATTATGCCAACGAACTGAGATGTGGCATCCGCTACAAGTTGGAAGGACTTGACAGAGATTGGAAGCGTGCTAACAGTTTGAACGAAATAACTTACACGAACCTGTCTCCCGGTAAATATATTCTCCACATTCAGGGTGAATCAAGACTCCCGTCGGGCAAATATCCCGAAAGGACTTTGGAGATAGAAGTGCAGACTCCTTTCTATCAGACCACCATTGCATACATTATATATATATTAATCAGCCTCTTCATTTTATATGAAATCTACCAAATATTAATGCTACGCTCTTCATTAAAATTGGAAAAGGAACAGAAGAAACAAATTGAAGAGCTGAATCAAGCCAAACTGCGTTTCTTTACTAATATATCACATGAATTTAAAACACCTCTTACTTTAATTTTCAGTCAGGTGGAGATTATGCTCCAATCCAAAAGTCTGCCTCCTAAGTTGTATAACCGTCTATTAAGCATTTGGCGCAATGCCACCCGCATGAATAAACTGATTGTCGAACTTATGGAGTTCAGAAAACAGGAACAAGGTTTTCTTAAATTACATGTGAACTATAATAACATTGTTAATCTGGTTAATGAAATCAGTTTGTCATTCAAGGAATATGCAGACACTCGCAAGATTAACCTAAAAGTGAAAACCAGCGATGAAGATATATCTTTTTATTATGACTCGCGCCAGATGGAAAAAGTACTATTCAACCTACTTTCCAATGCATTCAAGTTTACTCCCGATAACGGCAATATCACTATAGAAATCAATAAGAATGCAGATAAAGTTCAAATTAAAGTGATTGATACGGGTATCGGGATCAGTTCTAAAGAAATAAATAAGATATTCGACCGTTTCTATCAGAGTGAAGACACTAATTACAGCAATAAATACGGCACAGGCATAGGACTTGCTTTCGCCAAAAACATTGTAGAAGCACATAAAGGAACTATACAAGTAAAAAGCAGGAAAGTGGAGGGCAGTAGCTTCATCATTGAAATGCCTCTAAACATAGAATATCCTACCGAGCAAATACAATCGGATGCGGATGTTGTCCTAAACGACTTTGATCGGCTGGAAGAGCATTCAGAAGACAATATTCCCGATGATAAATTCTTCAATGAACTGATTAAGCAACAAGAGGAAGCAAACACAAGAAATTCCAAGATACTCATTGTGGAAGACAACGAGGAAGTAAGGAATTTGCTTGTTTCTATCTTCGAACCTATCTACATAGTAGACACTGCCGTCAATGGTGCCGAAGGATATGAAAAAACTCTCAATATAAAACCGGATATTGTATTGAGCGATGTAGTAATGCCCGAAATATCGGGCACAGAACTTTGCCGGAAGATTAAAACCAACATAGAGACATCACATATTCCAATTATACTATTAACCTCACAAACTGCATCCGAATATATCATTGAAGGTTTGAAAATAGGTGCAGATGACTATATTACAAAGCCTTTCAGTATTAAGCATCTCATCATCCGTTGCAATAATCTGGTCAACTCAAGAAAGATGTTGCAAGCAAAGTTTACCAAGGAAATCAACACTTCAGTTGAAATGATTGCCACCAGTTCATTGGACCAAAGCCTCATAGAAGACTCTATCCGCATTATTAATGAGAACTTCGACAATCCGATGTTTAACATAGATTTCCTTGCACAACAAGTGGGAATGGGAAGAACCAAATTCTTCTCAAAGATTAAAGGTATCACAGGTTTGACTCCCAACGAATTTATTATTAACACAAAACTGAAAGCAGCCATAAAGATACTCAGAGAAGACAATAACATATCAATCAATGAACTCGCATTCCAACTTGGATTCAGTTCAACAAGCTACTTCATCAAACTATTTAAAGAATTGGTTGGAATGACTCCTACTCAATATAAACTAAGTCTAACTAGAAATAAGAATGAATAG